Part of the Henckelia pumila isolate YLH828 chromosome 2, ASM3356847v2, whole genome shotgun sequence genome is shown below.
AAGAAAATTGGAAAATACATAAACGAGGCTCAAGCCAGTAACAGATTTGTTCGTTTCCTTAGTTCACAGGCATCTTCGCCCTGATATATTTACCAAGTGCAGATTTCGAATCTTCAAAACGCGATGGAGAAGCAGCATCAACCACAAAAATCACGGCATGTGCCTCTTCGTAGTATTTTTCCCAAATAGAGCGAAGACCAGGCTGGTGAAACGTAAGTCTTGCATGAGTGACATTTTCCATAATGaaaatataagatttttaaaataagttcatgtCAAATAAACCAGAAAAGTCCGGGTCGCATTTCAAACCTGACCTCCCAGGTCCCAGAATACGAGTTTCGTGTTTGACACTTCGACACGACCGATATTTAGTCCAACAGTTGGAACAATTCGATCTGGAGGAAGACCTTCCAAGTTTGAATACTGTGATTTCAGTCTCTCCAGTAATGTCTACGGAATCACAAGTCAGAAAGAGCTCAAAACAATGATATTCTAAAATAATACAGCtattgaatttaaaataaatgctGCCGATATTCATATGaggacatgactataaactagAACTCTAGAAGCCACTGACAATCTCTGATGAAAACATAAACGTCCCATGGACCAAAAATCTAGTAAAATGAGTTAACAAACAATGACCCAGGGTAAAATTATTTTCCTGGAACTCTCGTTTGGACATCCCAAATGACTTTTGAACCAGTAACTGAATAGTTTTGTTTACAAATGCAGGAGCATAATAAATTTCACAGGATAGAATCAACTTAAATAATCTGTAGCTTTAGTTGTTTTTGAATACCAATGGCAGAATAAAAAGCATTGATGCGCCGTCCGACACTACCCTCTCATTCATACTGTAGGAAAAATATATGTACCCACATTAAACACAACTCCATTTCTCGTATAGTAACATGTTTTCATCAATAATTATCTGATCCACAGCACAATTGAACTCGCAGGTGTAAAAATTGACAAAGATAATTTGAATCACCAAACCACATCgaaatatattatgataagaGCACATTGAATAGACAGCATGCCTGACAGCTTATCTGACAGCAAATAATTCAGTTCCATCAAATCATGAGGCCACAATAAGAAGTCAGAAAGAAACATTAAGGTGAATGAAAGAACAGCATTTGAGCATATTACCGTTTTTCCAGCCTTGTCAATTCCAAGTATAAGAACATGAAACTCCAACTTACTAAAAGTATACTTCCACAATCCATAAAACAGTGAAAACATCTctctttatttttgaatttcccGTTTCTTCTTTGTAGGAATCCCCAGTCAAGAgtgaataagaattcaaaatccACAATATAAACTGCAGACAAAGAAAAACCATCGGTTATCAGTTAACACAAAGAAATATTGACGATAGAGTATCATTAAGATTGGACTATAGTGAAACAAGTCAAGAGGGAATATCTACCACATCAACTTGAAATTGACTTGGGTTGCGCTAggatttatggattttattCGTAGGAAGGGGTTTGATATGAGGAAATAACAAGTCGCCCATAGCTTTTTTTTCCAAGTAGTTATAGTATGTGTTAATGCCAAAAGGGACATTCTAAATCAAGGGATGATCACTAAACATTCCCAAAATGCACCCACTCATCAAATGCAAAATCCAAGAATCACAAGTTCACAACCCAACACTGAAATATTTTTCTACAAATCCATGATACCTAACGATCCAATAACCATAAAatgaaaacgaaaaaaaaatagtaaataaatcaataaatcTAAACCTGAATTGAAAACTAAATCAAGAAATGGAGAACACGTTCCTGCTACACGGGCTTCATCCAGATCTCAAGACCATAACAACAATAAATCTAACAACGTCTTAAACAACACATGAATCAAAACAATAAGCAAATTCAAACGATTATTCTAATTTCGAAACAACAAGAAAGAATCGAAATCCAGGATCAAGGTAAAGAATTCAACTCTGAAAAGAACCAGATAATCACGCAAATAATCGAGAAaatatataacataaaaatGGGAAAGAACGGCGTACTCTTTTTGTGGGACTGGGTGAGCGATCGTGGAGCTCTCTCAGTTTTCCCCCGATTCGGACTGTGCTGCCCAATTTCCCCACCTTTTACTCAGCGATCCGATCGGCCTCGACCCAGATCCTAATGAACCCACCTCGTACACATAGGAATGAATTGGAGTTCCATCTCATTTGGGGTTACGGACAATTTTGTGGCACGAATTTTAATTGGATCAATCATatcaaaaatattgttttttttgttgtaaataacaaaattaactaTCTCACccataaaaattcataaaataatcttactctttgaaaatacattttttctttgattttttcaaTTCAAACAACTAGAAATATATATACTCCCTCTATTTCAATTATATAGtcctacttttttttttcacacagattatgaaaaaattattgaaaaaacaaattttatacaaactccatattttatatctattcaatgtattaaaaaatgattgcacaattttcaatgtGTAATTAATAGgaatatattagtaaaaaagtataaaaaatattactaaatatgttATACGTGAACTATATAATTGAAACGAAAGGAATATCACTcaaaattttgaagaaattaaaataaaattcttgtttgaacaagattttttttatctctgtttttattatatatttttattatatgtttgAAGTTTGTTTGGCACTGACCTTATTCCttattatataaaagaaacATAAGATTAAGcaaaatttatttgaataatTAAGTTACTAAAGCATTGGTATAGTTTGAAGAAAGAACATGAATGGAGGTAATAAAATGATGATATAAAGCATTTAAATTCGAATATGAAAGTAACCAAGTGACGAGCTACAATGTGCAAATCGTTAGAGCTGAAcattaaatcatttttttttaaacctcAACTGGTTCAACTAACAATGAATTAAAGATATGCTAAAAAAAACAATGAATTAaagatcaaacaacaaaataattcaAGGCCACCTTTTTGTCTTCCTAATCAACAAGCAGCAAACATAATTCAATACAAGTAACAACTTGGTCTTGCAAGAGATTTAAGTCAATACCCGAACCACAAAAATAGCAACCAGGCTCACCATAAGGGTTCGTTCTTGACTTGAATCCATGCCCAAAAAACGTCCGTTTCGACTTCCATATCAACCAGAGCTGGTTTTAATTCGACGCATGGTGCATCAGTTGCAATGGAGTCCGGTTTTGATACCGTGAAGTGTTCGAGCGATGAGGGATTTCACAGTGTCGATGGATTCCATTGTTAGCTTGGCTGCAGGCAGGTTGTTCACCAGTATCTGGAATCCTAAAGTCAGAAAAGAACCACCACCGTCATTGGCGCCCGGGTGCTTGCTGGAATCCGGGAAACAGTCGGGTAAAATTGCGAATCCAGATGGCAAGAAAGACAAGTTGGAAGAATCGCCCCCACTCATCACCATGTTCATTCCGGAAATGTCAACCGCTGCGTGAACTATTAGTGATCCTGAAGAATCGAACAGAGTGTCTTGCAAAATCAGCACCCCGATTCGGTTGGTAGGAGCCTGCCAAGTCAAGatcaaatcaaatttcaaatgaaGGAAAGATTTTGCAATGCTCTCAAATTGGAGGATTCAATGAGGATGTCTCACATTGCCTCGGAGGATAGAAATGCTATTGCCAGGGTCCTGGCTTTTGGGGATGTACAAAATTTGCTGCGTCGGCCCATCTTGGGACAAGACATCCCAATGGACTCGAGCCTTCACATCCTGTAAGAAGTCAAACAAACGAATTGGTGACACCGGCATCCAAACAGTTGTAGTGGCACTCAGTATGACACCAGATGGCTCCCCCAAATCACCATAGCTCTTACGCATCGCCAACTTCGTATCATCGGTATTAATTTCAGATTGCAATATTTCCCACTTGTGAACCGTCGAACAAACACCGGTACAGAAGTTTCGAGTCATTCGTTGTGCTAGTTTTGCTAAGCTCTTCTTACCACTCAGAGTAAGCGCTGGAATACAGCAAACGTGTTAGCATACTGCGATATTATTATTAAGCAAGGAAGAACAAAAAGTGTACTGATAGTACCCAAATTATTTTCTGCGGGGACAGGAGAAGACATGATTGTAGCAGCAAGCTCACATTGCCTCTGCAGGATTGAAATCCATTTCTGGGCGCCAAAACCTATGCCGGATCTAAGTAATGGCTTGTAGATTTCGTGGATAGCGCTCTCATCATATTCCGTGTGCTCAATCCAGGTTACCTGAAATTTGCTTTTCAAAGTCATAAGCCTTCTAATgtctaataaaaaataaatttacgcCATCTAGCAAAATGAACCAATGAAAAAAGCGGTGACATTCGAGGTTGCACAATTTTTTTCCCAGTAGCTACGTGTGAGACGATCGAGTTTTTGACATCTTAAGCAAATTTAAAGAACATAAAGTTGCAGCAAGAAAGATCTTACCGTCCATGTGCTTATCGATATTCAAACACAATGTTAGAAACGATAATTAAAagcataaattaatataattttagttTCAGAAGGTGATAATCCAAATTTCAAGAGAGATTCCATCACCACATTCAACCAAGTACGAGAATGAAAAGTTCGAACTAATTTGTGTTGTGGGAGGGATGCGAATCGAAACACCATCCGTTCAGCTAAAACAATAATATTATCTTTCCCAGATTGGTTATTCTAATGAAGTAGTAATCCTCAATCCTTCCAAGACGAATGCATCCAATTACTAAAAATTTCTGTGTTAACGAAACCAGAGAGCAATCTGAAATTAACTATACATAGGCTGACGAAAATTGGTCAGTGATGCACGTGAACATGAAAATacagatgaaaatatttattggtCTCAAATACCTTTGAAGTACCATTTGACATATCTTGCACAAGTATACCGGAAGGGAGCCTCCTGCAATTGACAGATGCATTTACGCTTGGACTTTGGAAGATGGTGTCAATGGACACATCGACAACAGCCCAAATGTCCTCCTTTTGCTGCTTGAAGAAACGAAGAAACTTTGCTTGCCGAACAGGTACCAAAGGTGATAACACTTGGAATTCAGCTTCCATCTGAACACCAAAGTATGATTAGAGTAAttatttcaccttaattttttatcttatcctttcgtTTTACAATGGGGTGAGGCAGAAGGCGGAGTACCATACCAGTAGCAGTGCCCCGTTTCTTTTTCCACCGGAACCACTAAAGATCACATCAAGAATTGAGGCGCTGCCAATGATCCATGGAAACATTTCTGTCCAACGATTCTGCATAAAGTAAAGTAAATCATGTCCATGAGATTGGAGCAATAAAGTCATAGAGGGTATAAAATGAACTAATTGCCTAATTGGTATATCAACGAAACTAGCCGCAACAACTTACCACATCCAAGAAAGTTTCCACGATGGTCTCACAGTCTAGAATTATTGTACCAGTAGATCTTGTTGCTTCAGTCATAAGATTATTGGAACTCACACCTGTGCACGGGGAAAAAGTCTTTCTGTACTCCTCAAGGTTCAATGTTTCTCCACCTCCTTCTAAGCTTCGGAACCATAGAGGGGTGTCTAGTTGGGATAGTTTTATCAGCTCATTCGTAGCAGCCAATGCCAGATCAAGAAACACGGATTTGTTGAAAGGAACATCAATACTAGTCATGCCCATCGTAAGTCCACTTGGAGGCCCCAGAGGAAAAGCACTTGAAACTCGATCGCCGAAATCAAGTCCCAAGGGCAACGTAGGTTCCGTATAATTTAAAGCACAGAATCCATCCCTCGCGACACCAAGATCCAATCTTGAGTTTCCCATTACAGGGTGCATAGAACCGGCCGGTGTACCCAAGAATTTGTTTGCCAAAACTCCAAGTCGATTAAGCTCATCTTTCAGCCGTGCATTTTCGATCATTAGATGGTGATGCTCAATAGGCACTTCACCAAGAATAGCTGGGCTACCACAATTGTTGCACATTGGGCCTCTCATTGCTTCCTTCATAGTAATGTTCTCAATGCGGAGCTTATCATTTTCTTGTTTGAGGATTGAATTCTCATGACGCTCTAATTGGGTCTGAATCACAATTTTAAATCAGTGTACTTGTTCATGAAGCAGTTTTACAGATGGAAACACcgtgaatttaaaataaaaatgaagctACGACATTGGTAATTTACCTTGATTTGAGTCCTCCTATTCTGAAACCAAAATTTGACCTGCCTAACATCCAATCCTAGTCTTCTTCCTAGTTCTAATCTCGATTTCTCGTCAGGATGAGGATTCTCCTTGAAACAACTATAGCAACCAACAATATTCAGCTAACTGGTGTATCCAAAACTATTAAACCGAATCATAATTGCATGATCAAAAAGAGTAGAACTTACGCCTCAAGTTCTTGAATTTGAAAAGGAGTATGCCTGTGATATTTCTTCCTTTTTGATGACTTGTTTTCAAGAGTTTCTTGATCATCACCTGATGCCGCTTCAAAGTTATCACTTGCAGGGCTCCCAAATTCATCCTCCCTTGTCTTTCCCATTAAATTATTGTCAAAACTTTTCCCCATCAACCCCATTTCCCCAGTGTTCTCCCTCTTTGGCTGCTGCGCAAGAATCACACAACATATTaccaaatcacaaaaccaatTAAACAACTACTACAATAGAAACAATTCCCAGAATATGAACCCAAAACAATGCATATACAAGGGGGAAAAGGAAGAGGGGAAACGAGACATTACCAGGGCAAGAGAAAGGGGCGAAGAGCTAAAGATGAGCTGGGGAGAAGAGGAATGAACCATCTGCAGAGGATAAGACATAGAGTTATTAGGCTTTGGGTTGAATAAACCATCAGCCACCATCGTTGCAATACCACTGTCCTCACTCAGACTTGTGCTATGTTTCAAAGTGAAATCTCCAGAACTCATCAAACAAAGTggacaaatataaatatgtagAGAAATAAATGAAAAGACAACCACTTTTGCTCTTCTACCAAGAAAAAAAGGCTAAAGACTCGAACTTGTATTGTCCCACAGATTCTCTACATAAATAACTTAACAAAAAGGGCTCTATTTCTCAAGGCATCATCCAATCACTCTCCACCTAAAGATAGCAAGTTCTTCCTcagaattaaaatcaaataaatgatCGTGTAGCAACATTTATACCACACGCTAAAGCCTAACAGCCCATATATCACAAGCATTCACTGTTCTCTTTGCCTTCTGGGATATTTTGCACCCTCAATGTTGTAAAGCGATGAATGTATTTCACCAACCAGACTCCCACAAAATTTAAGAATGAACAAACGGGGTTGGTAAAAGACAACGCTGCTCCCTTATTACAGTCTCGTACTGGCTTCACTGCTCCAGGGCCCCCttccaaaaacaaaaaacccTAGTTTCTTTAATCTTTCCCATTAACAAAGTTTTAGGTTTCGACTATCTTAGCTGTCATACTCCTAACCCAGTAAATTAATAAAGAAGGAAAAGGAAGAGGCATACGATTTCAACGGCAACAATTAATGGGCAAAGGGACTTCTGGAGAAACAAGAAAAACCAGACGAATACAAGCCAAATACAGACTTTTTCAAAATCTCACTCGCACACAAAACAGCCAGAGAAAAAAAAACATCGTTCGCAACAAAAGAAAACGACCCTTTTGATTCTTTAGCCTTTTTTCTCTCCATTTCTTTATTACCTATCGCGGTTTCCGATTTCCGAAATCGTGGAATAGAAGATACCAAAATCATCAAAGTACTGTTTTTTAaagcaattttttttatctttttcacaacatatattatatataattagatTAGACAAAGCAGCAAAAgaagaattcaaaaaaattcagatttgtgGGCCACTCCTTTTTCCTGGAAACCATTATTTAATGAGCAAAGGAAGCAGGTGAGAGCTGACTTACGGTGGACTTCGATGGCGCATATATAGTCGCGTCAGTGAATTCTCTGGCCAGCTTCTTTCGTTTTCTGTTTCTTCCCTATATCGAGGGACCCTTTTCAATTCTCTAGATCGATGAAGAAATCGAAATCACTGTTTGTAAGAACACATgcaaatttataataatttctcttctttttttttaattaattacagAAGATGAAATACAGTGTAAGAAAGTACGAAAGGGGAATAGATTATTATACTATGTGACAGGTGTTTACAGGTGTGATTCACCGTGGGCCCTACTTTTGAAAAATAGCGTGTGCAGTGTCTGATATCATCCCCACACGCTCGTCTTACAGCGAGTGGCTTTCACGTTACTAAATTAATTATGTAAAATTTCTAAGGAAAAATTAGTCTCTCTCTCAAAAATAGTGTCATTTTCgggaataataaatatattgacAACAAGAGAtaacattcaaatttcaatatttatttaatttaattcattAATGCATGCCATATATGGTTCCTTGAATAAGActaacaattaattaaacataaaatttaCAAGTAATGTCTcgaattttttagaaatttatttataacttatttttaattttttagctACTTTATTTTCATGTGTTTTTAAAACCATTTTTCCAAatctaattgatttttttaaataaataatcagttaTCAAGGCACATGTGGTATATGTTTaacataattattaaaaattaaaaattatgtaAATAGAAAATTAAGTAAGAGAaggaataaataataaaagatattgaATGAAAGAATTTTATACATGTTTACtatgatttttaaattaaaGATGCCAATGCATTCTATTATATAATAgaaattataattttgattAGATATATTTACTCTTTAACTATAGAAACTTAAATGAGTGTttatatgttatgtataattTGAAGTTATATCACATTAACGaatccaatcaattaatataaGTGTCTCaagttttatatatttttataaatttttcttcGGTTTTACATAAGTTAAATTTGACCGTGATTATAAACTATCAATAAGATTATATTATGTGGAAATTACTTTATAAATACtttcttatttatttagttGTTCTAAGATTTATTTAGTTGATGTTtggaaatatttaaacaaatcattacgagagtttttttttttttttggagcaAAATTTTGATCTTTTAATTAAAAGTCAAATCTTCAAATGGCAAGTTGTTTGAGggtatattgagtaaaatattatCATATTTTTAAGAAATTGGATTTTCAGATAATTAAGCTTGGAAGTTGGATATGAATACATTTTCAATGGCTTTCTATGtactttttctttttaaaaaaaaaaattataacccATGATATActgattttataatttaaatgatTCATCTGTGAATAATATATATAGTACTACATTTAACACGAGTGAagttatttattcaaatatgcTCTCTGGGTTAAATATATGTCAtatacatttattattattaaagatTATAACAAATTTTCTTGGATGATATTCAATTAGTGCCATGAGAACCAAATTTATTAAAGAATATATTATATTCCAAGTATATATGAACCAATATTAATATTATACGATGTCCTTTTGAATCTCCATTTTATTTTAAACGAAATCTGGTTTAGATAATAAAATCAGTTAGCACATGTATTAATTGTAGTGAAGCAACGTGCTTAATTCATACTTACCGAATGTAACATGTAAATAAATTTAACCAATAATTAAGAAACTCGATCTCTCCAGTAATTTACACCATCTATTCTAGCAGATTGTCTCTAACgtgatatttaattttgatcaaaTGAAATCAAGTTCTAATTCCTGCATGAAAGATCGAGTCAGCAATTATCGTTTTTCGATTGTCGTTTTCCTAAAAGTTATAAAAACTTTTGAGAAAACAATAACAGTATAATTCAAACAGTTCTCCaaacaaacaattaattatTACATATCAACAATCTTTATCCCGAAAATTGTGTTCCCCGAATTCTAACTACATAAACTACTTAATTTGATTAAAACTTGGTGAACAAATTTATACTGTATCTTATTGAAGAGAGGACAAGTAAATCTCCATTGAATGAGAGATGAATTTAGACACCGATGGATTTCCATCGCTAGAGTTGGCTGTTACGTACATCATGTGGGAGCATAGTTTAAGATCGAAGGTCGATCGAACCCTTTTGCCGAACGAAATCATTTTCCCGAAGAGCCTGATTAAGATTCCCACCTGGACCAAATTCCTCGAGCTGCATTCTCAGCTTGGGTACGCTGTGAGACCTGAGTTTTGCAAGGGATGATTCAGTGTTTGCCATGTAGTTAGGAAAACCACAGTAGTCGTCCGCCAAACTTCTCGAGCACTTGTTCCTCGTGGGAGTAAACGATAGTCTTCTATGGCAGCTTGTTGGTCTGGACAATGCGTAGCGAACAACTGGACTGTTTGTAGCTGTCCATGATGCGGCTCGATCTGTTTCTTGAACAAACAGTGGAGACCGTATGCACGAGACTTCCTCAGAAGATATACTGGGATTCAGGTTTTGAGGTTTTGATGAAAGTCTGGAGATGGAGTCACTTTTGTTAGATTCTCGTTCTGTGTTATTCCATGCTGAGAAGTATTCGGACACCGGTGACATTCTGTTGATGTGTCTGGTTTTTTGGCGAGGCTTCCATGTGTCTATTTCAAGAATCTTGTCATCACTTGTGTTATCAATGTCGGAAACATTGAGAGACCTATTCTTGTGATTGCTCCACGTAGAGTGTTCCATCCATTGATCTAACCAAACGAAACCTAGATTCGAGCCATCTTTTTTAACGGTAGAGTCTACGCGTGATCTTGAACTATGTCGCTGCTAGCACATGGATCCAGATGAGGCACGCGTTCAATAATTTTAATCAATTGTTATAAGTAAAGCAAGAATGTGAAACTGGAGTACATATATACCTCCCGTGGAGATGGACTTTGTTTGAAACCACTTGACAGAATGTCTTTGTTCGTGAGATTCACGACGCCAACGCCCTGCAATTTAGTTAACAGTGGGAGCGAACTGATAGTCAAGAAACTGGATTCAAGAAGCAACAAATATTTTATTGGTTCGTGTACTACAAGACAAGTGGTCTCACCGGATGACAATTGTTGGAGAACTTGGTGTTAGGAGTTGAAGATTCAGACACGTAAGATCGATTCGTAGAGGCTCGAGCTTGGATGCGAGCCATAGCATGCATACGACTAAGCATAACTATACTTCGGTTTCTGACTATGCGGCCTCTCACCAGGGCTTGAAGCTTGACCAGACCCTTGAGTGCCCGGAACGCCTTCCTAGCCTAAAACATATAAAGAAAAAAGTAATGAACTGAACTCACAGCCCACAGATAGTAAATTGTTAATTTAGTTTGGAGAATCAGGGGATCGATCTTTGGATGCGTAAAACTAGTGGCCATAGAAAGTAGGTCGAGTAGCTAAGTTGGCAGACAAGCCCCATTACATAAAACTTGGCAACTAATTGCACTAACTCACCACTGAAAATGGAACAGGACTAAATCGAGCGCAATATGAGGGAAAGATACCACAACTAATCAATCTAGTCCTAGAGCAACAGCTAGTTTTCTCAAACATGGATTTGTTTTGGTTTGAGTTAAAAAGCGTGTGAATAAATCAAACCAGTCCACAAGGTTTTCAAACGAGTTAGAATATAATTGAACCAGAAACCAGTTCAAAGATATTCAGATTTCAGATATCTTTTCAAGGTGGTggcatggtatcagagccaggcggAGCCTCCGTGTGTGTTGGACCACCCATAATTGGGCTACCTATAGTTAAGCCACCCGTTAATATCTCTACGCTCCATATGTTCATTCCTGGGGGTGTGTTGGACAAGTGTGTTGAAATATTGTCCCACATCGGTAGTATAGAGTTCCTGGGAGCCCTTAATATAGATAAAGGCAACTCTCACCTCTTGAGCTaacttttgaggtgagttaagTCCAAGTCAATTTCTAACAGAATTGAGAACAATATGTTACGCTTTTTTAGGAGGAGTTCAGTGTAGTCGGATGGAAGGGAAGCGCATATCTGGCTCTAGAGCTTTGACATATATATTAAgactttataaattttaaaattaaacaagattGACTATTTAAAAATAACTCAGAACCTAATTTTCAAAAAGCATATATGTATAATTCGAACCTCCATAGAATGAGCTTGATAGTAAGGTTCAATCTAAACAAATCGATCTCAAACACGAACTATATATCGAGTAGGATCTGGCAGAGGAAAAATCAACATCTTTATGCATAACAGATTTAAAAAGTTCCAATTTTGTCACT
Proteins encoded:
- the LOC140882085 gene encoding protein IQ-DOMAIN 24-like isoform X2; translated protein: MGKLTRWLRSLLGGHKTSQPETYSGKEKKATGKWSLPKSRGVSAERGVERVRFKNEPSASPYGEALDASKHAIAVAAATAAVAEAALAAAHAAAEVVRLTSGGVGEYAGIDRRRVVVAAVKIQSAFRGCLARKAFRALKGLVKLQALVRGRIVRNRSIVMLSRMHAMARIQARASTNRSYVSESSTPNTKFSNNCHPGVGVVNLTNKDILSSGFKQSPSPRERHSSRSRVDSTVKKDGSNLGFVWLDQWMEHSTWSNHKNRSLNVSDIDNTSDDKILEIDTWKPRQKTRHINRMSPVSEYFSAWNNTERESNKSDSISRLSSKPQNLNPSISSEEVSCIRSPLFVQETDRAASWTATNSPVVRYALSRPTSCHRRLSFTPTRNKCSRSLADDYCGFPNYMANTESSLAKLRSHSVPKLRMQLEEFGPGGNLNQALRENDFVRQKGSIDLRS
- the LOC140882085 gene encoding protein IQ-DOMAIN 24-like isoform X1, translating into MGKLTRWLRSLLGGHKTSQPETYSGKEKKATGKWSLPKSRGVSAERGVERVRFKNEPSASPYGEALDASKHAIAVAAATAAVAEAALAAAHAAAEVVRLTSGGVGEYAGIDRRRVVVAAVKIQSAFRGCLARKAFRALKGLVKLQALVRGRIVRNRSIVMLSRMHAMARIQARASTNRSYVSESSTPNTKFSNNCHPGVGVVNLTNKDILSSGFKQSPSPREQRHSSRSRVDSTVKKDGSNLGFVWLDQWMEHSTWSNHKNRSLNVSDIDNTSDDKILEIDTWKPRQKTRHINRMSPVSEYFSAWNNTERESNKSDSISRLSSKPQNLNPSISSEEVSCIRSPLFVQETDRAASWTATNSPVVRYALSRPTSCHRRLSFTPTRNKCSRSLADDYCGFPNYMANTESSLAKLRSHSVPKLRMQLEEFGPGGNLNQALRENDFVRQKGSIDLRS